One window of the Rosa rugosa chromosome 3, drRosRugo1.1, whole genome shotgun sequence genome contains the following:
- the LOC133741418 gene encoding serine/threonine-protein kinase MPS1 isoform X3 yields MDRDARNLMRPINSDFTSSSSSSSNSDLFRSVQAALKRHRPLETSIRPKRMLAPRREVTKSSASSAAVVDTKNSRDVATQGQDNIAKESSVQPHDMPTSAEESQEDACVTAVSNSSSITHTFDENLDVPIDQTKPDIGASCHFESQGIDAQKKVQFSIGTGASSLGADDNMATQSETLSSHMRSLALTEMEWVSASQAEASAVINHDSKHQNILNTEADICLKSDGRISLLAKRTTAAQDQLHQFRNFLSQPMTQSSVVGPSCATTTSVHATSAPMSTTYCSSLHSGYQVPVEPLKDSNVNPQPSNAPLRGTGAMSNPQIVVAAQPFTSAVDTQNEGDVANARSQVTLPPNLCSDTKSEPSKSEKQEKAASGKVVPAPRKKNKDSDLFIKVNGKLYQRLGKIGSGGSSEVHKVISSDCTIYALKKIKLKGRDYATAFGFCQEIEYLNKLKGKNHIIQLIDYEVTDKALLHAVLSGSINNKDGRVKDDGYIYMVLEYGEIDLAHMLSQKWKEMDGSNQTIDENWLRFYWQQILLAVSTIHEERIVHSDLKPANFLLVRGSLKLIDFGIAKAIMSDTTNIQRDSQVGTLSYMSPEAFMCNETDADGNTIKCGRPSDIWSLGCILYQMVYGRTPFADYKTFWAKFKVITDPNHQISYEPVPNPWLLDLMRKCLAWDRNERWRIPELLQHPFLVPPVPTQPSSHDHSCKLLRLIGQNCTNDSEASKLVCQLKQLLEDPLPSTTSQILTSRDQQCTLLSQVSKVCLQLQEHFQRDK; encoded by the exons ATGGACAGGGACGCCCGGAATTTGATGCGTCCGATCAACTCCGATTTCActtcgtcgtcgtcgtcttccTCTAATTCCGACCTTTTCCGCAGCGTTCAGGCCGCGCTTAAGCGCCACCGCCCTCTAG AGACAAGCATAAGGCCTAAGCGCATGTTGGCTCCCCGAAGAGAAGTAACTAAAAGTTCGGCTTCAAGTGCGGCTGTCGTTGACACAAAGAATTCGCGAGATGTAGCTACGCAGGGTCAGGATAATATTGCAAAGGAATCAAGTGTGCAGCCACACGACATGCCTACTAGTGCCGAGGAATCTCAGGAAGATGCATGTGTTACGGCAGTTTCTAATTCAAGCAGTATCACCCACACGTTTGATGAGAATTTAGATGTGCCCATAGATCAAACTAAGCCTGACATTGGTGCTTCCTGTCATTTTGAGTCTCAAGGGATTGATGCTCAAAAGAAGGTCCAATTTTCAATTGGAACTGGTGCTTCTTCCCTGG GGGCTGATGATAATATGGCCACTCAATCAGAGACCTTATCATCTCATATGCGTTCACTTGCATTGACAGAAATGGAGTGGGTTTCTGCTAGTCAAGCAGAGGCATCAGCTGTCATAAATCATGATTCAAAGCATCAGAATATTCTGAATACAGAAGCGGATATCTGTTTGAAGTCTGATGGTAGGATTTCCTTGTTGGCAAAGAGAACAACTGCCGCTCAAGATCAGTTGCATCAATTCAGGAACTTCTTAAGCCAGCCTATGACTCAATCCTCAGTTGTTGGGCCATCGTGTGCTACTACAACGTCTGTCCATGCTACTTCAGCACCCATGTCAACAACTTATTGTTCTAGTTTGCATAGTGGTTATCAGGTGCCAGTAGAACCCTTGAAGGATTCTAATGTAAACCCTCAACCATCAAATGCTCCTTTAAGGGGCACCGGTGCAATGTCCAATCCCCAGATAGTTGTTGCAGCCCAACCTTTTACCTCTGCAGTTGATACCCAAAACGAAG GTGATGTTGCCAATGCACGATCTCAGGTTACTTTGCCCCCAAATTTATGTTCTGATACAAAGTCAGAGCCTTCAAAAtcagaaaaacaagaaaaggctGCAAGTGGTAAAGTTGTTCCAGCTCCtcgtaaaaaaaataaagattctGACTTGTTTATTAAAGTAAATGGGAAGCTCTATCAGAGGCTTGGAAAAATAGGTAGTGGAGGCAGCAGTGAGGTCCACAAAGTTATATCATCAGACTGTACAATCTATGCTCTTAAGAAAATCAAGCTGAAAGGGCGTGACTATGCCACTGCTTTTGGTTTTTGTCAGGAAATCGAATATCTGAATAAGTTGAAAGGGAAGAACCACATCATACAGCTTATAGACTATGAG GTGACAGATAAGGCTTTACTGCATGCAGTATTGAGTGGCTCCATAAATAATAAAGATGGCAGAGTCAAGGATGATGGGTATATATACATGGTACTTGAATATGGAGAAATTGATTTGGCTCACATGCTGTCCCAGAAGTGGAAGGAAATGGATGGGTCGAATCAGACCATAGATGAGAACTGGCTACGATTCTACTGGCAG CAAATTCTTCTGGCAGTCAGCACCATACATGAAGAGCGAATTGTGCACTCTGACTTGAAGCCGGCTAATTTTCTGCTTGTCAGAGGCTCTCTTAAGCTGATTGATTTTGGGATTGCTAAAGCTATAATGAGTGATACAACCAACATCCAACGGGATTCTCAG GTGGGTACACTAAGTTACATGTCTCCAGAGGCATTCATGTGCAATGAGACTGATGCAGATGGAAACACTATCAAGTGTGGCCGGCCATCAGACATTTGGTCCCTTGGTTGCATCCTTTATCAGATGGTATACGGGAGGACCCCGTTTGCAGACTACAAGACCTTCTGGGCCAAGTTCAAAGTTATAACAGATCCTAACCATCAAATTTCATATGAACCAGTCCCTAACCCTTGGCTTCTGGACCTCATGAGAAAGTGCCTTGCCTGGGACCGCAATGAAAGATGGAGGATCCCTGAACTACTTCAGCACCCTTTTCTTGTTCCCCCAGTTCCAACCCAGCCATCTTCTCATGATCACAGCTGTAAATTGCTTCGACTTATTGGCCAAAATTGTACCAATGATTCTGAAGCGTCGAAGCTTGTTTGTCAGCTTAAACAACTGCTTGAAGACCCTTTGCCATCCACAACGTCTCAGATATTAACATCGCGTGACCAACAATGTACATTGCTCTCCCAAGTGTCAAAAGTTTGCCTTCAGCTCCAGGAACACTTTCAGAGAGACAAATAG
- the LOC133741418 gene encoding serine/threonine-protein kinase MPS1 isoform X1, translated as MDRDARNLMRPINSDFTSSSSSSSNSDLFRSVQAALKRHRPLETSIRPKRMLAPRREVTKSSASSAAVVDTKNSRDVATQGQDNIAKESSVQPHDMPTSAEESQEDACVTAVSNSSSITHTFDENLDVPIDQTKPDIGASCHFESQGIDAQKKVQFSIGTGASSLGADDNMATQSETLSSHMRSLALTEMEWVSASQAEASAVINHDSKHQNILNTEADICLKSDGRISLLAKRTTAAQDQLHQFRNFLSQPMTQSSVVGPSCATTTSVHATSAPMSTTYCSSLHSGYQVPVEPLKDSNVNPQPSNAPLRGTGAMSNPQIVVAAQPFTSAVDTQNEGKEYDLSKEQKGCKLSESEYQENPSLADVKQTEVESYAGDVANARSQVTLPPNLCSDTKSEPSKSEKQEKAASGKVVPAPRKKNKDSDLFIKVNGKLYQRLGKIGSGGSSEVHKVISSDCTIYALKKIKLKGRDYATAFGFCQEIEYLNKLKGKNHIIQLIDYEVTDKALLHAVLSGSINNKDGRVKDDGYIYMVLEYGEIDLAHMLSQKWKEMDGSNQTIDENWLRFYWQQILLAVSTIHEERIVHSDLKPANFLLVRGSLKLIDFGIAKAIMSDTTNIQRDSQVGTLSYMSPEAFMCNETDADGNTIKCGRPSDIWSLGCILYQMVYGRTPFADYKTFWAKFKVITDPNHQISYEPVPNPWLLDLMRKCLAWDRNERWRIPELLQHPFLVPPVPTQPSSHDHSCKLLRLIGQNCTNDSEASKLVCQLKQLLEDPLPSTTSQILTSRDQQCTLLSQVSKVCLQLQEHFQRDK; from the exons ATGGACAGGGACGCCCGGAATTTGATGCGTCCGATCAACTCCGATTTCActtcgtcgtcgtcgtcttccTCTAATTCCGACCTTTTCCGCAGCGTTCAGGCCGCGCTTAAGCGCCACCGCCCTCTAG AGACAAGCATAAGGCCTAAGCGCATGTTGGCTCCCCGAAGAGAAGTAACTAAAAGTTCGGCTTCAAGTGCGGCTGTCGTTGACACAAAGAATTCGCGAGATGTAGCTACGCAGGGTCAGGATAATATTGCAAAGGAATCAAGTGTGCAGCCACACGACATGCCTACTAGTGCCGAGGAATCTCAGGAAGATGCATGTGTTACGGCAGTTTCTAATTCAAGCAGTATCACCCACACGTTTGATGAGAATTTAGATGTGCCCATAGATCAAACTAAGCCTGACATTGGTGCTTCCTGTCATTTTGAGTCTCAAGGGATTGATGCTCAAAAGAAGGTCCAATTTTCAATTGGAACTGGTGCTTCTTCCCTGG GGGCTGATGATAATATGGCCACTCAATCAGAGACCTTATCATCTCATATGCGTTCACTTGCATTGACAGAAATGGAGTGGGTTTCTGCTAGTCAAGCAGAGGCATCAGCTGTCATAAATCATGATTCAAAGCATCAGAATATTCTGAATACAGAAGCGGATATCTGTTTGAAGTCTGATGGTAGGATTTCCTTGTTGGCAAAGAGAACAACTGCCGCTCAAGATCAGTTGCATCAATTCAGGAACTTCTTAAGCCAGCCTATGACTCAATCCTCAGTTGTTGGGCCATCGTGTGCTACTACAACGTCTGTCCATGCTACTTCAGCACCCATGTCAACAACTTATTGTTCTAGTTTGCATAGTGGTTATCAGGTGCCAGTAGAACCCTTGAAGGATTCTAATGTAAACCCTCAACCATCAAATGCTCCTTTAAGGGGCACCGGTGCAATGTCCAATCCCCAGATAGTTGTTGCAGCCCAACCTTTTACCTCTGCAGTTGATACCCAAAACGAAGGTAAGGAATATGACCTTTCTAAGGAGCAAAAAGGCTGCAAGCTGTCGGAGAGTGAATATCAGGAAAACCCTTCTCTTGCCGATGTGAAGCAAACTGAAGTTGAATCGTATGCAGGTGATGTTGCCAATGCACGATCTCAGGTTACTTTGCCCCCAAATTTATGTTCTGATACAAAGTCAGAGCCTTCAAAAtcagaaaaacaagaaaaggctGCAAGTGGTAAAGTTGTTCCAGCTCCtcgtaaaaaaaataaagattctGACTTGTTTATTAAAGTAAATGGGAAGCTCTATCAGAGGCTTGGAAAAATAGGTAGTGGAGGCAGCAGTGAGGTCCACAAAGTTATATCATCAGACTGTACAATCTATGCTCTTAAGAAAATCAAGCTGAAAGGGCGTGACTATGCCACTGCTTTTGGTTTTTGTCAGGAAATCGAATATCTGAATAAGTTGAAAGGGAAGAACCACATCATACAGCTTATAGACTATGAG GTGACAGATAAGGCTTTACTGCATGCAGTATTGAGTGGCTCCATAAATAATAAAGATGGCAGAGTCAAGGATGATGGGTATATATACATGGTACTTGAATATGGAGAAATTGATTTGGCTCACATGCTGTCCCAGAAGTGGAAGGAAATGGATGGGTCGAATCAGACCATAGATGAGAACTGGCTACGATTCTACTGGCAG CAAATTCTTCTGGCAGTCAGCACCATACATGAAGAGCGAATTGTGCACTCTGACTTGAAGCCGGCTAATTTTCTGCTTGTCAGAGGCTCTCTTAAGCTGATTGATTTTGGGATTGCTAAAGCTATAATGAGTGATACAACCAACATCCAACGGGATTCTCAG GTGGGTACACTAAGTTACATGTCTCCAGAGGCATTCATGTGCAATGAGACTGATGCAGATGGAAACACTATCAAGTGTGGCCGGCCATCAGACATTTGGTCCCTTGGTTGCATCCTTTATCAGATGGTATACGGGAGGACCCCGTTTGCAGACTACAAGACCTTCTGGGCCAAGTTCAAAGTTATAACAGATCCTAACCATCAAATTTCATATGAACCAGTCCCTAACCCTTGGCTTCTGGACCTCATGAGAAAGTGCCTTGCCTGGGACCGCAATGAAAGATGGAGGATCCCTGAACTACTTCAGCACCCTTTTCTTGTTCCCCCAGTTCCAACCCAGCCATCTTCTCATGATCACAGCTGTAAATTGCTTCGACTTATTGGCCAAAATTGTACCAATGATTCTGAAGCGTCGAAGCTTGTTTGTCAGCTTAAACAACTGCTTGAAGACCCTTTGCCATCCACAACGTCTCAGATATTAACATCGCGTGACCAACAATGTACATTGCTCTCCCAAGTGTCAAAAGTTTGCCTTCAGCTCCAGGAACACTTTCAGAGAGACAAATAG
- the LOC133741418 gene encoding serine/threonine-protein kinase MPS1 isoform X2, translating to MDRDARNLMRPINSDFTSSSSSSSNSDLFRSVQAALKRHRPLETSIRPKRMLAPRREVTKSSASSAAVVDTKNSRDVATQGQDNIAKESSVQPHDMPTSAEESQEDACVTAVSNSSSITHTFDENLDVPIDQTKPDIGASCHFESQGIDAQKKVQFSIGTGASSLEMEWVSASQAEASAVINHDSKHQNILNTEADICLKSDGRISLLAKRTTAAQDQLHQFRNFLSQPMTQSSVVGPSCATTTSVHATSAPMSTTYCSSLHSGYQVPVEPLKDSNVNPQPSNAPLRGTGAMSNPQIVVAAQPFTSAVDTQNEGKEYDLSKEQKGCKLSESEYQENPSLADVKQTEVESYAGDVANARSQVTLPPNLCSDTKSEPSKSEKQEKAASGKVVPAPRKKNKDSDLFIKVNGKLYQRLGKIGSGGSSEVHKVISSDCTIYALKKIKLKGRDYATAFGFCQEIEYLNKLKGKNHIIQLIDYEVTDKALLHAVLSGSINNKDGRVKDDGYIYMVLEYGEIDLAHMLSQKWKEMDGSNQTIDENWLRFYWQQILLAVSTIHEERIVHSDLKPANFLLVRGSLKLIDFGIAKAIMSDTTNIQRDSQVGTLSYMSPEAFMCNETDADGNTIKCGRPSDIWSLGCILYQMVYGRTPFADYKTFWAKFKVITDPNHQISYEPVPNPWLLDLMRKCLAWDRNERWRIPELLQHPFLVPPVPTQPSSHDHSCKLLRLIGQNCTNDSEASKLVCQLKQLLEDPLPSTTSQILTSRDQQCTLLSQVSKVCLQLQEHFQRDK from the exons ATGGACAGGGACGCCCGGAATTTGATGCGTCCGATCAACTCCGATTTCActtcgtcgtcgtcgtcttccTCTAATTCCGACCTTTTCCGCAGCGTTCAGGCCGCGCTTAAGCGCCACCGCCCTCTAG AGACAAGCATAAGGCCTAAGCGCATGTTGGCTCCCCGAAGAGAAGTAACTAAAAGTTCGGCTTCAAGTGCGGCTGTCGTTGACACAAAGAATTCGCGAGATGTAGCTACGCAGGGTCAGGATAATATTGCAAAGGAATCAAGTGTGCAGCCACACGACATGCCTACTAGTGCCGAGGAATCTCAGGAAGATGCATGTGTTACGGCAGTTTCTAATTCAAGCAGTATCACCCACACGTTTGATGAGAATTTAGATGTGCCCATAGATCAAACTAAGCCTGACATTGGTGCTTCCTGTCATTTTGAGTCTCAAGGGATTGATGCTCAAAAGAAGGTCCAATTTTCAATTGGAACTGGTGCTTCTTCCCTGG AAATGGAGTGGGTTTCTGCTAGTCAAGCAGAGGCATCAGCTGTCATAAATCATGATTCAAAGCATCAGAATATTCTGAATACAGAAGCGGATATCTGTTTGAAGTCTGATGGTAGGATTTCCTTGTTGGCAAAGAGAACAACTGCCGCTCAAGATCAGTTGCATCAATTCAGGAACTTCTTAAGCCAGCCTATGACTCAATCCTCAGTTGTTGGGCCATCGTGTGCTACTACAACGTCTGTCCATGCTACTTCAGCACCCATGTCAACAACTTATTGTTCTAGTTTGCATAGTGGTTATCAGGTGCCAGTAGAACCCTTGAAGGATTCTAATGTAAACCCTCAACCATCAAATGCTCCTTTAAGGGGCACCGGTGCAATGTCCAATCCCCAGATAGTTGTTGCAGCCCAACCTTTTACCTCTGCAGTTGATACCCAAAACGAAGGTAAGGAATATGACCTTTCTAAGGAGCAAAAAGGCTGCAAGCTGTCGGAGAGTGAATATCAGGAAAACCCTTCTCTTGCCGATGTGAAGCAAACTGAAGTTGAATCGTATGCAGGTGATGTTGCCAATGCACGATCTCAGGTTACTTTGCCCCCAAATTTATGTTCTGATACAAAGTCAGAGCCTTCAAAAtcagaaaaacaagaaaaggctGCAAGTGGTAAAGTTGTTCCAGCTCCtcgtaaaaaaaataaagattctGACTTGTTTATTAAAGTAAATGGGAAGCTCTATCAGAGGCTTGGAAAAATAGGTAGTGGAGGCAGCAGTGAGGTCCACAAAGTTATATCATCAGACTGTACAATCTATGCTCTTAAGAAAATCAAGCTGAAAGGGCGTGACTATGCCACTGCTTTTGGTTTTTGTCAGGAAATCGAATATCTGAATAAGTTGAAAGGGAAGAACCACATCATACAGCTTATAGACTATGAG GTGACAGATAAGGCTTTACTGCATGCAGTATTGAGTGGCTCCATAAATAATAAAGATGGCAGAGTCAAGGATGATGGGTATATATACATGGTACTTGAATATGGAGAAATTGATTTGGCTCACATGCTGTCCCAGAAGTGGAAGGAAATGGATGGGTCGAATCAGACCATAGATGAGAACTGGCTACGATTCTACTGGCAG CAAATTCTTCTGGCAGTCAGCACCATACATGAAGAGCGAATTGTGCACTCTGACTTGAAGCCGGCTAATTTTCTGCTTGTCAGAGGCTCTCTTAAGCTGATTGATTTTGGGATTGCTAAAGCTATAATGAGTGATACAACCAACATCCAACGGGATTCTCAG GTGGGTACACTAAGTTACATGTCTCCAGAGGCATTCATGTGCAATGAGACTGATGCAGATGGAAACACTATCAAGTGTGGCCGGCCATCAGACATTTGGTCCCTTGGTTGCATCCTTTATCAGATGGTATACGGGAGGACCCCGTTTGCAGACTACAAGACCTTCTGGGCCAAGTTCAAAGTTATAACAGATCCTAACCATCAAATTTCATATGAACCAGTCCCTAACCCTTGGCTTCTGGACCTCATGAGAAAGTGCCTTGCCTGGGACCGCAATGAAAGATGGAGGATCCCTGAACTACTTCAGCACCCTTTTCTTGTTCCCCCAGTTCCAACCCAGCCATCTTCTCATGATCACAGCTGTAAATTGCTTCGACTTATTGGCCAAAATTGTACCAATGATTCTGAAGCGTCGAAGCTTGTTTGTCAGCTTAAACAACTGCTTGAAGACCCTTTGCCATCCACAACGTCTCAGATATTAACATCGCGTGACCAACAATGTACATTGCTCTCCCAAGTGTCAAAAGTTTGCCTTCAGCTCCAGGAACACTTTCAGAGAGACAAATAG
- the LOC133739316 gene encoding uncharacterized protein LOC133739316, giving the protein MSTTMAKLKSQKKSTKPTHQKSKKQNQNQNQNPQKPEIKPPYWAVVRGLLTCKHHQAVQLLQQEGKHHPQEQQNEQLASMEEMSAAKKCKKMRCSGSLCSNTKITHRPELGSPEVHKKRASSMGSSSSANETSSRSMKAPLHELNGVVSTSSSSLSASSNISSAGGSFRAMPFRRFSGCYECRMVVDPVLGFARDPSLRGSICSCPECGAIFMKAENLELHQAVRHAVSELGPEDTSKNIVEIIFQSSWLKKQAPICKIDRILKVHNTQKTISKFEEYRDSIKAKATKLQLPNKKHPRCIADGNELLRFHCTTFDCSLGLNGSSNLCNSIPSCNVCSIIKNGFKVDRSDLAGSNGILTTATSGRAHDMAAVAAEDGRMAMLVCRVIAGRVKKNVDGQGGGGGGAVEEYDSVAGAVGVYSNLDELYVFNPKAILPCFVVIYGGF; this is encoded by the exons ATGTCTACAACAATGGCCAAACTCAAAAGCCAAAAAAAATCCACCAAGCCAACCCACCaaaagagcaagaaacagaatcAAAACCAGAACCAGAATCCCCAAAAGCCAGAGATCAAACCACCCTATTGGGCAGTTGTAAGAGGCTTACTGACTTGCAAACATCACCAAGCAGTTCAGCTACTACAACAAGAAGGTAAACATCACCCACAGGAACAACAAAATGAGCAACTAGCATCCATGGAGGAAATGAGTGCTGCCAAGAAATGCAAGAAGATGAGATGCTCTGGCTCATTGTGCAGCAACACAAAAATCACACACAGGCCTGAGCTAGGATCTCCTGAAGTCCACAAGAAAAGGGCTTCTTCAATGGGCTCCTCAAGCAGCGCAAATGAAACTTCAAGCAGATCCATGAAGGCTCCTCTGCATGAGCTCAATGGAGTTGTctctacctcttcttcttcactctctGCATCTTCAAACATCTCCTCTGCTGGTGGTTCCTTCAGAGCAATGCCTTTTAGAAGGTTCTCAGGCTGCTATGAGTGTAGAATGGTGGTTGACCCTGTTCTTGGTTTCGCCAGAGACCCTTCTCTCAGGGGAAGCATTTGCTCATGCCCTGAATGTGGAGCCATTTTCATGAAAGCCGAAAACCTGGAGCTCCATCAAGCTGTTAGGCATGCAG TTTCCGAGCTGGGTCCAGAGGACACGAGCAAGAACATAGTGGAGATCATCTTCCAATCCAGCTGGCTCAAGAAACAAGCTCCGATTTGCAAGATCGATCGCATCCTCAAAGTCCACAACACACAGAAAACAATCTCCAAATTCGAAGAGTACCGAGACTCCATCAAAGCCAAGGCCACCAAGCTGCAGCTCCCGAACAAGAAACACCCACGTTGCATTGCCGACGGCAACGAGCTCCTCCGATTCCACTGCACCACCTTCGACTGCTCTTTGGGCCTTAACGGCTCCTCCAACCTCTGCAACTCCATCCCCAGCTGCAACGTCTGCAGCATAATCAAGAACGGGTTTAAAGTTGATAGGAGTGATTTGGCCGGAAGTAATGGGATTCTGACGACGGCGACGAGCGGGAGGGCGCATGACATGGCAGCAGTGGCGGCGGAGGACGGCCGGATGGCTATGCTGGTGTGTCGAGTGATAGCGGGGCGAGTGAAGAAAAATGTGGATGGAcaaggtggtggtggtggtggtgcggTGGAAGAGTACGACTCGGTGGCCGGAGCTGTGGGGGTGTATTCGAATTTGGATGAGTTGTATGTGTTTAATCCCAAGGCTATTTTGCCTTGTTTTGTTGTCATATATGGAGGCTTTTAG